In Actinomycetes bacterium, a single window of DNA contains:
- a CDS encoding VOC family protein, whose translation MAVPLSLGPVHHLRLTVTDVERSRAFYTELLGFQIAMDAPPPADDPHHDLTMDLLQGGIVMVNGDLLLGLRPVDAERAGDRFDPFRCGLDHLSFGVAGRADLELAMQAFEERGVEHGGINDLPPFGIAVLPFKDPDGVALELTAPL comes from the coding sequence ATGGCAGTCCCGCTGTCCCTCGGCCCGGTCCACCACCTGCGGCTCACGGTCACCGACGTCGAGCGGTCCCGGGCGTTCTACACCGAGCTGCTCGGGTTCCAGATCGCCATGGACGCCCCGCCGCCTGCCGACGACCCACACCACGACCTGACCATGGACCTGCTGCAGGGCGGCATCGTCATGGTCAACGGCGACCTGCTCCTGGGGCTGCGTCCGGTGGACGCCGAGCGGGCCGGCGACCGCTTCGACCCGTTCCGCTGCGGCCTTGACCACCTGAGCTTCGGTGTGGCCGGCAGGGCCGACTTGGAGCTGGCGATGCAGGCCTTCGAGGAACGCGGCGTGGAGCACGGCGGCATCAACGACCTGCCGCCGTTCGGCATCGCGGTGCTGCCGTTCAAGGACCCCGACGGGGTCGCGCTGGAACTCACCGCCCCGCTGTAG